ATTACCTTTCTTGAACTTTTTTGTGCAAAAGTAAATCTAAGATTGACTGCAAAAACTCTAAACGCTTCTGCAAAAGAAAAATTAATATCCTTATCAGTAATTAATGGATAATCACTTTTTATAACACGGTTTTTTTTCTTTTTATTTAATGTAAACATTATTATACATTCCTTTCTTTAATTTCTGAGATATCAGGTATTGTAGCTATTACAGGCACATCAAATTTTTCTCTTATATCATCTTCATTCTTGATTTTAACATCATAAAAGTTGACAATCAAAATGATGGTAACAGCCAAGACAGCACCAACCAAAGCTCCAAGCAACATATTAACTGGAATATTAGGACGTATTACATCTTTATCTTCAGGTATAATAGGCTGGTCAATTATAAGATAACTTGATTTCACAATAGTGTTATATGTAGCTTGTTCTGATATCTCACTCACACGCTCTTTGGATACCAAATTATAAGCTGCAAGCAGACATACTCCAAAATCAGGATTAGTTACGGTTATTGAAATTGTAAAGTATCCTTTGGAAACTGATGAAAAAGAAAAATTAAGAGCTTGTCTCAAACTCTTTTTTGTATATCCGATCTTTTGAGCCCATTCTCCTATGGTTGAATAATCAGATTTAAAAACATATGTATTCTGAGCTTGGGATTCTAATGAATCATATGAACTGGACAATTGAGAAATCTCAGTATTCCAAACCAAATCATACAAATAGTTTGCGCCAGTTAGTTCAGCATTAAATCTAGAAACTATGCGTTCAAAAGCTGTGTTTTCTTTATCAGTGGTATTAATTTCTTCAGATTGATTGGGATCAATTTTTTGAATAATCTTATATAAAGAAGCTGTTGTGCTTATTTCATATTTGTCTTTTATAATAAAAAAAGACCAAAAAAACATAATAAGCATTCCAGCTAGTACTAGTGACACAATGATTTTCCATCTTTTAATGATAATAAAAAAATAATCTTTTAATGATAGTTCCAAATTAAAGCTCCATAGTATTTAAAAATTTAACAAAAATATTATATCAACAATTATTATTTAATTCAATAAAATTTTCAATAAAATTTTTCTATAAAATTATTTCTTCATTTTGAATTTTTAAGAAAATTTCTTTTAAATTACAATTTCTTAATATAATTTCGCTAATAGTATTGTTTTTATATCGATTGTGATATAATGTTCATATTAAATCACAGGTTGCTTTTGATGAAATTTTCTGAGATACCTAATACAAAATTTTCTCTCATAATAAAAAAGTTTATTTCTAGCAAAATCTACCCTTTTTTGATAGGCGTGATATGTTATTTTTCTTGGGCTTATAACTTAGTCTTTTGGGGACTTAGTATTTTAACTATATTTTTAATTCTAATATTCATTACTCAGTCCAATACTTTTTATTGCTTGCCTATACTTTTGATGGCTTTTTATATGTTCCCTAATTTTAAGACTCAATACTATTTTGCTGGAATACATTTGGGATTAATAGTTTTAGCTATATTCTTTAATATTTTTGCCTATAAAAGAAAGATTCAAAAAGACAAGCTTTATTATTCTATTTTTGGAACTTTTTTAGCTGGTATAATCGGGGGAATTATATACACCACTATGACTTACGGCTTTTTGAAATACTTCAAAGACGTTTTGTTTATGTTTTTTTTGACAATAAGCTTTGCTGGTGGTTACTTGTTTTTAAATAATACGGTGTCTTTAGAAAATCTAAAGATTGATTATAAAAAATATTTTGCTATTTCCATATTGATGGTGGCCTTATTATTAATTGCCCAAATGTTAACTTATTATTTAAGAGTAGAAAACATTCCTGACGCAATTGCCAATAAAACTCTACGTTTGGGCTGGGGAAACACCAACACGTTAGCAGCTATATTTATGATGACGATTCCTTTTACTCTATATCTTTCTTCATGCTATAAGTATGGTGCCTTTTTTTCTGTATTAGCATTTGTAGAATATACTGCGATCTGGATAACGCATTCTCGTGGATGCATTTTGATTTCAACGCCCATTCTGATTCTTTATCTCCTCTATCTCATTATAAAGACAAAAAACGTAAACCGTTATATTCTTATAGCCAATATGGTTATTTTTTTATCGGCGGCATTGATTTTTGTTATAATATTTAAAGATAAATTTTATGAATATTTTGGAAAAATCTTTCAAAAAGGACTTGACGACAGCGGAAGATTTGGGCTATATAAAGAAGCTTGGAATTTGTTTAAAAAGCATTTTATATTTGGAACCGGATATTACTACAAAACGGATCAAACTAAAAGCTTTATGTATATGTTTCATAGCACTCCTTTACAAATTGCAGCTAATTTGGGAATAATAGGAATTATAGCTTTTGGATATTTTTATTTTCAAAAATATTTGATTTTGCTTAAAAATCTAAAATGTCCAATGGGCGTAACTATGTTTGTCGCTATTTTATCTTGGGAACTATATGGATTGATTGACGTAATGCTTGTCGTTTATTATATTGCAATTACAACACTAATCATGCTGATAATTGCCCAAAAAAATGTTATAAATCTAAAACACGAAAAAATTACTGAGGAAAAAAATGACTGAAATTTTAAAAACAATTGACCTCGTATCATTAATAATGACCATCGTCTTATTGGCGCTTAATTTTCATCTT
The window above is part of the Clostridia bacterium genome. Proteins encoded here:
- a CDS encoding Wzz/FepE/Etk N-terminal domain-containing protein; this translates as MELSLKDYFFIIIKRWKIIVSLVLAGMLIMFFWSFFIIKDKYEISTTASLYKIIQKIDPNQSEEINTTDKENTAFERIVSRFNAELTGANYLYDLVWNTEISQLSSSYDSLESQAQNTYVFKSDYSTIGEWAQKIGYTKKSLRQALNFSFSSVSKGYFTISITVTNPDFGVCLLAAYNLVSKERVSEISEQATYNTIVKSSYLIIDQPIIPEDKDVIRPNIPVNMLLGALVGAVLAVTIILIVNFYDVKIKNEDDIREKFDVPVIATIPDISEIKERNV
- a CDS encoding O-antigen ligase family protein, giving the protein MFPNFKTQYYFAGIHLGLIVLAIFFNIFAYKRKIQKDKLYYSIFGTFLAGIIGGIIYTTMTYGFLKYFKDVLFMFFLTISFAGGYLFLNNTVSLENLKIDYKKYFAISILMVALLLIAQMLTYYLRVENIPDAIANKTLRLGWGNTNTLAAIFMMTIPFTLYLSSCYKYGAFFSVLAFVEYTAIWITHSRGCILISTPILILYLLYLIIKTKNVNRYILIANMVIFLSAALIFVIIFKDKFYEYFGKIFQKGLDDSGRFGLYKEAWNLFKKHFIFGTGYYYKTDQTKSFMYMFHSTPLQIAANLGIIGIIAFGYFYFQKYLILLKNLKCPMGVTMFVAILSWELYGLIDVMLVVYYIAITTLIMLIIAQKNVINLKHEKITEEKND